One window of Microbacterium sp. Root61 genomic DNA carries:
- a CDS encoding multidrug effflux MFS transporter, protein MPATPVASGPSAVGRFVPSLLLLLTVFGPISMDLYLPVLPALTLELDAATSVAQLTITACLIGLALGQLVAGPFSDRYGRRIPLLIGLVAYVVTSLLCALSPTIEMLIVARVVQGLAGGVGIVIAQAAGRDLYSGSALIRFYGRLTVLAGLAAIVGPLVGGMLATVTDWRGLFLFLAVIGAGILFATLLGFRETLPDGRRTAGGFRQAGRDFRQLLHDRVFVGAVLVTGLANAAVFAYLAGATYVLQGIYGLSPQEYALAFGLTSAGFMVFGFLAARTAERWSVTGTLAVGLAMCAAGAGGLLVAGLTAVPLVVVILSLFLMVSGVAVTTPPTTTLALAEYPQMAGTASSLLGTSRFAFGAVAAPLVGIAGAAAILPLGIVTVTSIVLAGLAYVVLIARTARRAPEPAESPTETLALAAQL, encoded by the coding sequence ATGCCCGCCACCCCAGTCGCCTCCGGTCCGTCCGCAGTCGGGAGATTCGTCCCGTCGCTGCTCCTCCTGCTCACCGTATTCGGACCGATCTCGATGGACCTGTACCTGCCCGTCCTCCCGGCATTGACTCTTGAATTGGATGCCGCGACCTCGGTCGCGCAGTTGACCATCACCGCCTGCCTGATCGGACTCGCGCTGGGGCAGCTCGTCGCCGGACCGTTCTCCGATCGCTACGGTCGCCGCATCCCGCTCCTGATCGGACTGGTCGCCTACGTGGTGACGTCCCTCCTGTGCGCCCTGAGCCCGACCATCGAGATGCTCATCGTCGCTCGCGTCGTGCAGGGGCTGGCCGGAGGGGTCGGGATCGTCATCGCCCAGGCGGCCGGACGTGACCTCTACTCGGGCAGTGCGCTGATCCGCTTCTACGGGCGGCTCACGGTCCTGGCCGGCCTCGCCGCGATCGTCGGGCCGCTTGTGGGTGGGATGCTGGCGACCGTCACCGACTGGCGTGGACTGTTCCTCTTCCTCGCCGTCATCGGCGCCGGGATCCTGTTTGCGACACTGCTCGGATTCCGCGAAACCCTTCCCGACGGGCGTCGCACTGCGGGCGGGTTCCGTCAGGCCGGCCGCGACTTCCGACAGCTTCTGCACGACCGGGTGTTCGTCGGCGCGGTGCTGGTCACCGGACTCGCCAATGCCGCCGTCTTCGCCTATCTCGCCGGCGCGACCTACGTGCTGCAAGGCATCTACGGGCTCTCTCCGCAGGAGTACGCGCTGGCCTTCGGGCTCACCTCGGCCGGTTTCATGGTGTTCGGATTCCTGGCCGCGCGGACGGCCGAGCGTTGGAGCGTGACGGGCACCCTCGCGGTCGGCCTCGCGATGTGCGCCGCCGGAGCGGGCGGACTCCTCGTCGCGGGGTTGACCGCGGTGCCGCTCGTCGTGGTGATCCTGTCGCTGTTCCTGATGGTCAGCGGCGTCGCGGTCACCACCCCGCCGACCACGACTCTCGCGCTCGCCGAGTATCCGCAGATGGCCGGGACCGCGTCATCCCTCCTCGGCACCTCGCGCTTCGCCTTCGGGGCCGTCGCGGCTCCCCTCGTCGGGATCGCGGGAGCCGCGGCGATCCTGCCGCTCGGAATCGTCACAGTGACCTCGATCGTCCTGGCGGGGCTCGCCTACGTGGTGCTGATCGCGCGCACAGCGCGACGCGCACCCGAACCGGCCGAGTCGCCGACCGAGACCCTGGCGCTCGCCGCTCAGCTCTGA
- a CDS encoding helix-turn-helix transcriptional regulator, which yields MDNRAEVREFLMTRRAKLTPDAAGISAGPNRRVAGLRRTEVAMLAGVSVEYYAKLERGAISGASASVLEAIAQALQLDDTERAHLFDLARAADGIPSSGRARRRTTKSAAPRPSLQWALAAVTDGVAFVRDQHQDVLAVNALGRAFYSPLIGDGGRTPNLARFQFLDPASRDFYPDWDLFAEMCVAIMRAEAGRDPHDKGLQDLVGELSTRSDTFRQLWGAHDVRTHGAGTKRFQHPVVGEVTLAYEELAITAEPGQVLMIYTAEPGSPSAERLRLLASWGAEQPAGVSL from the coding sequence ATGGACAACCGAGCCGAGGTACGCGAGTTCCTCATGACGCGACGGGCGAAGCTGACGCCGGATGCGGCAGGAATCTCGGCCGGCCCGAATCGGCGGGTGGCGGGCCTCCGCCGCACCGAAGTAGCCATGTTGGCGGGTGTCAGCGTCGAGTACTATGCGAAGCTCGAGCGCGGCGCGATCTCCGGCGCCTCCGCCTCCGTGCTCGAAGCGATCGCCCAGGCGCTGCAGCTCGACGATACGGAGCGCGCACACCTGTTCGACCTCGCCCGCGCCGCTGACGGCATCCCCTCCTCCGGCCGCGCGAGGCGCCGCACGACGAAGTCGGCTGCGCCGCGCCCGAGCCTGCAGTGGGCGCTGGCGGCGGTCACGGACGGCGTCGCGTTCGTGCGCGACCAGCATCAGGACGTCTTGGCCGTCAACGCGCTCGGGCGCGCCTTCTACTCCCCCCTGATCGGCGACGGCGGCCGCACGCCGAACCTCGCCCGTTTCCAGTTCCTCGATCCGGCATCCCGCGACTTCTATCCCGACTGGGATCTCTTCGCCGAGATGTGTGTAGCGATCATGCGCGCCGAGGCCGGTCGCGACCCCCACGACAAGGGCCTGCAAGACCTGGTCGGCGAGCTCTCCACACGCAGCGACACATTCCGTCAGCTATGGGGCGCGCACGACGTTCGGACCCACGGTGCGGGCACGAAACGCTTCCAGCATCCGGTCGTCGGCGAAGTGACCCTCGCCTACGAAGAGCTCGCCATCACCGCCGAACCCGGCCAGGTGCTGATGATCTACACCGCCGAGCCGGGTTCACCGTCGGCGGAGCGGCTGCGACTCTTGGCATCGTGGGGCGCGGAGCAGCCCGCCGGTGTTTCCCTGTAG
- a CDS encoding serine hydrolase, with translation MIVDQDAATMTAALERVRQLSAQTGIGVFAHAIDIDSGRGLGVQSDSAVVTASVFKVPILLEYARQSDAGELDAARSLIVDPATVTLGPTGLSVFSDPTTWSIRDIATSMITVSDNAATDILLELVGRDRVNETMSAFGLPGTFLEGDCQALFESMGEDLGVDLEGITAAMDAQPELVPTLRANTPEVTNRTTPRESTRLLQLLWTDAAGTPAACAEARRILGLQVWPHRLTSGFPGEVALSGKTGTIGVVRNEIGVVEYPDGARYAVAVFLRIPRYRSRAPEADALIGAVGRTLVDALRSDG, from the coding sequence ATGATCGTGGATCAGGATGCTGCGACGATGACGGCCGCTCTGGAGCGCGTGCGGCAGCTCAGCGCGCAGACCGGAATCGGGGTGTTCGCGCACGCGATCGACATCGACAGCGGGCGCGGGCTGGGCGTTCAGTCCGACTCCGCCGTGGTGACAGCATCCGTGTTCAAGGTTCCGATCCTGCTCGAGTACGCGCGGCAGAGCGACGCGGGAGAGCTCGACGCCGCGCGGTCCCTCATCGTGGACCCCGCGACCGTCACCCTCGGCCCTACGGGACTCTCCGTGTTCAGCGATCCCACGACGTGGTCGATCCGCGACATCGCGACGTCGATGATCACCGTCAGCGACAACGCCGCGACCGATATCCTGCTGGAACTCGTCGGTCGCGACCGCGTGAACGAGACGATGAGCGCCTTCGGCCTGCCCGGCACGTTCCTCGAGGGCGATTGCCAGGCGTTGTTCGAGTCGATGGGCGAGGACTTGGGGGTCGATCTCGAGGGCATCACGGCCGCGATGGACGCGCAGCCGGAGCTCGTTCCCACCCTCAGGGCGAACACTCCCGAGGTCACCAACCGGACCACGCCGCGCGAGTCCACGCGCCTTCTCCAGCTCCTCTGGACGGATGCCGCGGGCACGCCCGCCGCGTGCGCCGAAGCGCGCCGCATCCTGGGTCTTCAGGTGTGGCCGCACCGGCTCACGTCCGGATTCCCGGGCGAGGTCGCCCTGAGCGGCAAGACCGGCACCATCGGCGTCGTCCGCAACGAGATCGGCGTCGTCGAGTACCCGGACGGGGCGCGCTACGCCGTAGCGGTGTTCCTGCGGATCCCGCGGTACCGCAGCCGTGCGCCCGAGGCCGACGCGCTGATCGGCGCCGTCGGCCGCACACTCGTGGACGCGCTGCGCTCCGACGGGTAG
- a CDS encoding serine hydrolase domain-containing protein encodes MTQTQLSTGARIDLARVQAYLDDAAARFGVPGAAMAVSIGDEQVIAVTGITSTRDPLPIQPDTTFMIASVSKTFTATVAAILAERGILDFDRPVADYLPSVLEVPEHLREQRAKVRVRDLFTHTAGWLGDVEVLTGEGDDALARAVDEVLPTVPQHLEPGTQTSYNNMALIVAGRVIEVVTGDSFENVLRDLVLEPLGLDHTFLSPGEVANRRHGVGHYEVDGRLQPEEEWSMPRGHLPAGGISSSIADQLAYARAHLRFLREGGQLSSAAAQEMMTPQARLGPDQSVGTSWMLTQRPGGPLIVGHGGNANLGTMTELYIVPELDLAVVVVATSWGGFALVNEACDWVLDELVGAPLSVPAVDPASDRWDDYVGTYVCGGWTFRVRRAEDVLIIGIEMEGATDLPDLDATVVLRGDGIVSASRPRGAVGEFVRDGDGRVVGLRSSHRYAHRTAAQ; translated from the coding sequence ATGACCCAGACCCAGTTGTCCACAGGAGCCCGGATCGATCTCGCTCGGGTTCAGGCCTATCTCGATGACGCCGCCGCGCGGTTCGGCGTGCCCGGCGCCGCGATGGCCGTCTCGATCGGCGACGAGCAGGTGATCGCGGTCACAGGCATCACGAGCACCCGCGACCCACTGCCGATCCAGCCCGACACCACCTTCATGATCGCGTCGGTCTCCAAGACCTTCACGGCGACGGTGGCGGCGATTCTGGCCGAGCGCGGCATCCTGGACTTCGACCGCCCCGTCGCGGACTACCTGCCGTCAGTGCTCGAGGTCCCCGAGCACCTCCGCGAACAGCGGGCGAAGGTGCGGGTGCGCGACCTGTTCACCCACACCGCGGGGTGGCTCGGCGACGTGGAGGTCCTCACGGGCGAAGGCGACGACGCCCTCGCGCGGGCCGTCGACGAGGTGCTGCCGACTGTGCCGCAGCACCTCGAGCCGGGCACGCAGACGTCTTACAACAACATGGCCCTGATCGTCGCGGGCCGGGTCATCGAGGTCGTCACCGGCGACTCGTTCGAGAACGTTCTCCGTGACCTCGTGCTCGAACCCCTCGGCCTCGACCACACGTTCCTGTCGCCGGGCGAAGTGGCCAACCGGCGCCACGGGGTCGGCCACTACGAGGTGGACGGCCGGCTGCAGCCCGAGGAGGAGTGGTCGATGCCGCGCGGCCATCTGCCGGCGGGTGGGATCAGCAGCTCCATCGCCGATCAGCTGGCCTACGCCCGCGCGCACCTGCGGTTCCTGCGCGAGGGCGGTCAGCTCAGCTCCGCCGCCGCCCAGGAGATGATGACGCCGCAGGCGCGACTGGGGCCGGACCAGTCGGTGGGCACGAGCTGGATGCTGACGCAGCGACCCGGCGGTCCGCTCATCGTCGGGCACGGCGGCAACGCCAACCTCGGCACCATGACCGAGCTGTACATCGTGCCCGAGCTCGATCTGGCCGTCGTCGTGGTGGCCACCAGCTGGGGCGGGTTCGCGCTGGTCAACGAAGCATGCGACTGGGTCCTCGACGAGCTCGTCGGAGCGCCGCTCAGCGTTCCCGCGGTCGACCCGGCATCGGATCGATGGGACGACTACGTCGGCACGTACGTCTGCGGTGGCTGGACCTTCCGGGTGCGCCGCGCCGAGGACGTGCTGATCATCGGGATCGAGATGGAGGGTGCCACCGACCTCCCCGATCTGGATGCGACCGTCGTCCTGCGCGGCGATGGCATCGTCTCGGCCTCCCGTCCGCGCGGGGCCGTCGGGGAGTTCGTCCGCGACGGCGACGGCCGGGTCGTCGGGCTCCGGAGCTCGCATCGGTACGCGCACCGGACGGCGGCACAGTGA
- a CDS encoding aldehyde dehydrogenase family protein, translated as MNVAAGTTLSFRNFIGGAWGDVAGTERRPLVSPFDGSPVGDLPISSAEDVDAAVRAAEAALPVWSALPIADRAAALRGFAARLGEHSEELAQLERVEMGKPAAIGQMFIEGAIGGFERGIAEAESYAFETVNIQPDGTRTTIRRTPVGVTALIVPWNFTVPAVLGALAPLLMSGNPVILKPSEKASLSALRLMELADLPAGVLSLLLGDGRTGAMLNSHPGIALTHFTGSVASGRAVAAASGQALHRCILELGGKDAAVIDEDVDIEAVAEAVAEAGFVNTGQICTSIERVYVHEAVAERFTTALVQHAQRFTAGDPDTDYPSMGPMVDTGQREIVHAHVQDAVAQGARVVVGGAVPDRLGAFYPATVLTGLTDGMRIMNEETFGPVIPVVTVASFDEGIRRAQHTDFGLAATVYTDNPHHQALAADLPVGIVWINQWQGGNGHIYEPARNSGMGATGGHDAFDAATRAVTVAVAHPPRSA; from the coding sequence ATGAACGTCGCTGCCGGAACCACCCTGTCGTTCCGCAACTTCATCGGGGGTGCGTGGGGCGACGTCGCGGGCACCGAGCGACGCCCCCTCGTGAGTCCCTTCGACGGGAGCCCGGTCGGTGACCTGCCGATCTCCTCTGCGGAGGACGTCGACGCCGCGGTGCGCGCTGCCGAAGCGGCTCTGCCTGTCTGGTCGGCGCTCCCGATCGCCGACCGCGCCGCCGCACTCCGCGGATTCGCGGCGCGGCTGGGGGAGCACAGCGAGGAGCTGGCCCAGCTGGAGCGCGTCGAGATGGGCAAGCCCGCGGCGATCGGTCAGATGTTCATCGAGGGTGCGATCGGCGGCTTCGAGCGGGGGATCGCCGAGGCCGAGTCCTACGCCTTCGAGACGGTGAACATCCAGCCGGACGGCACTCGCACGACCATCCGGCGCACACCCGTGGGCGTGACCGCGCTGATCGTGCCGTGGAACTTCACGGTTCCGGCGGTTCTCGGCGCCCTCGCTCCGCTGCTGATGTCGGGCAATCCCGTCATCCTCAAGCCGTCTGAGAAGGCGTCGCTGTCGGCCTTGCGGCTGATGGAGCTCGCCGACCTCCCCGCCGGCGTCCTGAGCCTGCTGCTGGGCGACGGCCGCACCGGTGCGATGCTGAACAGTCATCCGGGCATCGCATTGACGCACTTCACCGGCTCGGTGGCCTCGGGTCGCGCGGTCGCCGCGGCCAGCGGGCAGGCGCTGCACCGCTGCATCCTGGAACTGGGTGGGAAGGATGCCGCCGTCATCGACGAAGACGTCGACATCGAGGCGGTCGCCGAAGCCGTCGCCGAGGCGGGATTCGTCAACACCGGCCAGATCTGCACCTCGATCGAGCGCGTGTACGTGCACGAAGCGGTCGCGGAGAGGTTCACGACGGCGCTGGTGCAGCACGCGCAGCGCTTCACCGCCGGCGACCCCGACACCGACTACCCCTCGATGGGGCCGATGGTCGACACCGGGCAGCGCGAGATCGTCCATGCGCACGTGCAGGATGCCGTGGCCCAGGGTGCGCGTGTCGTGGTGGGCGGTGCAGTCCCCGACCGCCTCGGCGCGTTCTACCCGGCGACGGTGCTGACCGGCCTGACCGACGGCATGCGCATCATGAACGAGGAGACCTTCGGTCCCGTCATCCCGGTCGTCACCGTCGCGAGCTTCGACGAGGGCATCCGGCGGGCGCAGCACACCGACTTCGGCCTCGCCGCCACGGTGTACACCGACAACCCGCACCATCAGGCGCTCGCCGCCGACCTCCCGGTCGGGATCGTGTGGATCAACCAGTGGCAGGGCGGCAACGGGCACATCTACGAGCCCGCACGCAACAGCGGCATGGGCGCCACCGGGGGCCACGACGCGTTCGACGCGGCCACCCGCGCGGTCACCGTTGCGGTGGCCCACCCGCCCCGCTCGGCGTGA
- a CDS encoding GMC family oxidoreductase codes for MTNTDIVVVGAGSAGAAIASRCAQAGMSVLLIEAGRDERSADLPAEWRSPNPVHGLLSESRHDYLWNDLVASRTEAQESFLYWRGRGLGGSSVVNGQIAIRPSERDFEEWAALGCDGWSWPDVLPYFRRLEDDLEYGSDVAHGSGGPIPIYRAPLSEWGAVDTALRLAALQAGFPWAPDVNAPGATGVSPYPINSRDLLRVTANDGYLEPVRALPNLRIIADSIVDRVVFDGDRATGVVLANGDRHSADQVVLAGGVIGSPSILMRSGIGPEAVLRRAGVAQRSELPVGQGMQDHPLILIHVPLRDGLKAGPEDRHTNCCVRYSSGDPGLENDMMLVSLNQNMLGMSAADAGAGAGAIGVWVNRVFSRGSVEIVSADPTVDPTVRENMLSDEAGSDLARLRDGVRLLRDLADHPSFAEIVDGDLWAANTELREALAGGDRQLDAHLRETAGDTQHGTSTCRMGAEGDPDAVVDPRGAVYGTTGLMVADASVFPFVSTSNTHLVSVMTGERAAAQILEGVR; via the coding sequence GTGACCAACACTGACATCGTCGTCGTCGGAGCCGGGTCCGCCGGCGCCGCCATCGCCTCCCGCTGCGCGCAGGCTGGGATGAGCGTGCTGCTGATCGAGGCCGGTCGCGACGAGCGATCCGCCGATCTGCCCGCCGAATGGCGTTCCCCGAATCCGGTGCACGGCCTGCTCAGCGAGAGCCGACACGATTATCTCTGGAACGACCTCGTCGCGAGCCGCACCGAGGCGCAGGAGTCCTTCCTCTACTGGCGCGGCCGAGGGCTCGGCGGCAGCTCCGTGGTGAACGGGCAGATCGCGATCCGCCCCTCCGAGCGGGACTTCGAGGAGTGGGCGGCCCTCGGATGCGATGGCTGGAGCTGGCCGGATGTGCTCCCCTACTTCCGTCGCCTCGAAGACGACCTCGAATACGGGTCGGACGTCGCCCACGGCAGCGGCGGGCCGATCCCGATCTACCGCGCACCGCTGTCGGAGTGGGGCGCCGTCGACACGGCACTGCGACTGGCCGCGCTGCAGGCCGGATTCCCGTGGGCGCCCGATGTCAACGCCCCGGGTGCGACCGGGGTGTCGCCCTACCCCATCAACTCGCGCGACCTCCTGCGGGTCACCGCGAACGACGGCTACCTCGAACCGGTGCGCGCGCTGCCGAACCTCCGGATCATCGCCGACAGCATCGTGGACCGCGTCGTGTTCGACGGCGACCGGGCGACCGGCGTCGTGCTCGCCAACGGCGACCGCCACAGCGCAGACCAGGTCGTGCTCGCCGGGGGAGTGATCGGCTCGCCGTCGATCCTGATGCGCTCCGGAATCGGACCCGAGGCGGTGCTGCGCCGCGCCGGTGTGGCCCAGCGCAGCGAGCTGCCGGTCGGACAGGGGATGCAGGACCACCCGCTGATCCTCATCCATGTGCCGCTGCGCGACGGCTTGAAGGCCGGGCCGGAGGACCGCCACACGAACTGCTGCGTGCGGTACTCCAGCGGCGATCCGGGGCTGGAGAACGACATGATGCTCGTCAGCCTGAACCAGAACATGCTGGGCATGAGCGCTGCGGACGCGGGTGCCGGAGCGGGCGCTATCGGGGTCTGGGTCAACCGCGTGTTCTCCCGGGGATCTGTCGAGATCGTCTCGGCGGACCCGACCGTCGACCCGACAGTCCGGGAGAACATGCTCTCCGACGAAGCGGGGTCGGACCTGGCGCGATTGCGCGATGGTGTTCGCCTGTTGCGCGATCTCGCCGACCACCCCTCGTTCGCGGAGATCGTCGACGGCGACCTGTGGGCGGCCAACACCGAGCTCCGCGAGGCCCTGGCGGGCGGCGACCGGCAGCTGGACGCGCACCTGCGCGAGACCGCCGGCGACACCCAGCACGGCACGAGCACGTGCCGGATGGGCGCGGAGGGCGACCCGGACGCGGTCGTGGACCCCCGCGGCGCCGTGTACGGAACGACCGGTCTGATGGTGGCGGATGCCTCGGTGTTCCCCTTCGTCTCCACCTCCAACACCCATCTCGTCTCGGTCATGACCGGCGAGCGCGCTGCTGCGCAGATCCTCGAGGGAGTGCGATGA
- a CDS encoding GbsR/MarR family transcriptional regulator, producing MTSPELPKTVAAFGREIGQAMGWPPVAGQVLATLMLTDGALSLQELGARLGASAGSISQVTRLLSFSGVIRRVKMPGGRQVGYEYRQDAWIGCLQHEVSVDRSLLELADATVKDEESLPDFARERMVDMSRYYGLLVDTLDAAMPRLHALLASTESTEAPAAD from the coding sequence ATGACGTCACCCGAGCTGCCCAAGACGGTCGCCGCGTTCGGTCGCGAAATCGGCCAGGCCATGGGCTGGCCGCCCGTCGCGGGGCAGGTGCTGGCCACCCTCATGCTGACAGACGGTGCCCTCTCCTTGCAGGAGCTCGGCGCACGACTCGGCGCCAGCGCGGGGAGCATCTCACAGGTGACGCGACTGCTCAGTTTCAGCGGCGTCATCCGACGGGTCAAGATGCCCGGCGGCCGTCAGGTCGGGTACGAGTACCGCCAGGACGCATGGATCGGATGCCTCCAGCACGAGGTCAGCGTCGACCGCTCGCTCCTCGAGCTGGCCGACGCCACGGTCAAGGATGAAGAGTCGCTCCCCGACTTCGCCCGCGAGCGGATGGTCGACATGTCGAGGTACTACGGACTGCTCGTGGACACCCTCGATGCGGCGATGCCCCGCCTGCACGCCCTGCTCGCCAGCACCGAGTCGACCGAAGCCCCAGCCGCGGACTGA
- a CDS encoding ABC1 kinase family protein encodes MGDVLLNILLMLVLTIAFMIVLSRVGNRFLGVHIGFVRLVLAGLIGLAAELGFESAFVWGKQDYSLALLPLQIGIVFLVAIAFLVIAELLVPSGSLPRPDRWIPSLKAQASRTRRYAEVSRIAVRNGLVAVRPTADRSTAGRTERAQQARALRGALEEAGGAFVKLGQLLSTRNDLLPQEYLDELARLQQRVAPAPWPDVRTLLETELGGPLEQFFSSFDQTPLAAASIGQVHRATLIAGQSVAVKVQRPGIVPLVERDLDIVRRLATRFEQTTTWGQDLGARDLAESFAESLHDELDYRIEAGNMTAMAETQARHPASERVGIPAHFPELCTSKVLVLELVEGDTLSDSRALDAHSDAERAALATRLLRSTLTQILDDGVFHADLHPGNIILRSDGELVLLDFGSVGRLDSELRAQIGGVLLAFYRGDAGAFADALLGFVELPDEIDETALRRQIGVFVAAKLGPGASIDVTVFTEMMRMLTANRIAVPSELALAFRAVATLEGTLRRLSPTFDILSEASAYASERVTQGFNPTAMFTTLSDEVTALLPIVRRIPRQIDRLTGALADGRLSVNVRLFADRRDRELINGLVNLIAATVLAAAFGIIAAMLLISDGGPQITPELSLFQIFGYLVAVLSGLLTLRVLFDVFRIRQRH; translated from the coding sequence ATGGGCGATGTGCTCCTGAATATCCTGCTCATGCTCGTTCTCACGATCGCGTTCATGATCGTGCTGTCCCGGGTGGGGAACCGCTTCCTCGGAGTGCACATCGGCTTCGTGCGTCTCGTGCTGGCGGGACTCATCGGTCTCGCCGCCGAGCTCGGGTTCGAATCGGCGTTCGTGTGGGGGAAGCAGGACTACAGCCTCGCCCTCCTCCCGCTGCAGATCGGGATCGTCTTCCTCGTCGCCATCGCCTTCCTCGTGATCGCCGAACTGCTCGTGCCGTCCGGCTCGCTCCCCCGCCCCGACAGGTGGATCCCGTCCCTCAAGGCGCAGGCCTCCCGCACGCGCAGGTACGCCGAGGTGTCGCGGATCGCCGTCCGCAACGGCCTCGTCGCGGTCCGTCCCACCGCCGATCGATCGACTGCAGGCCGCACCGAGCGGGCGCAGCAGGCGCGCGCCCTGCGCGGCGCCCTCGAAGAGGCCGGTGGGGCATTCGTGAAGCTCGGCCAGTTGCTCTCGACCCGCAACGACCTGCTCCCGCAGGAGTACCTCGACGAGCTCGCGCGGCTGCAGCAGCGCGTCGCACCGGCGCCCTGGCCCGATGTCCGAACCCTGCTCGAAACCGAGCTCGGCGGCCCGCTGGAGCAGTTCTTCTCCTCGTTCGACCAGACGCCGCTCGCTGCGGCATCCATCGGCCAGGTGCACCGGGCCACGCTTATCGCAGGGCAATCGGTGGCCGTCAAGGTGCAGCGACCCGGAATCGTCCCGCTGGTCGAGCGCGACCTCGACATCGTGCGCCGCCTGGCGACCCGGTTCGAGCAGACCACGACGTGGGGACAGGATCTCGGCGCCCGCGACCTCGCGGAGAGCTTCGCCGAGAGCCTGCACGACGAGCTCGACTACCGCATCGAGGCGGGGAACATGACCGCCATGGCCGAGACGCAGGCGCGGCATCCCGCCTCCGAGCGGGTCGGCATCCCGGCCCACTTCCCCGAGCTCTGCACCTCCAAAGTCCTGGTGCTCGAGCTCGTGGAGGGCGACACGCTCAGCGACTCTCGTGCGCTCGATGCACACTCCGACGCCGAACGCGCCGCGCTGGCCACGCGGCTGCTGCGCTCGACGCTCACACAGATCCTCGATGACGGCGTCTTCCACGCCGATCTCCACCCCGGCAACATCATCCTGCGCTCCGACGGCGAGCTCGTCCTCCTCGACTTCGGCTCGGTCGGCCGTCTCGACTCCGAGCTGCGCGCCCAGATCGGCGGCGTGCTCCTGGCCTTCTACCGCGGCGACGCCGGCGCCTTCGCCGACGCTCTCCTGGGCTTCGTCGAGCTGCCGGATGAGATCGACGAAACCGCCCTGCGGAGGCAGATCGGCGTGTTCGTCGCGGCCAAACTCGGGCCCGGCGCATCCATCGATGTCACCGTCTTCACCGAGATGATGCGGATGCTGACCGCCAACCGGATCGCCGTGCCCTCGGAGCTCGCCTTGGCCTTCCGTGCCGTCGCCACCCTCGAAGGAACACTGCGTCGCCTCAGCCCGACGTTCGACATCCTCAGCGAGGCGAGCGCGTACGCGTCGGAACGGGTCACGCAGGGCTTCAACCCGACGGCGATGTTCACGACGCTCAGCGACGAGGTGACGGCACTGCTCCCGATCGTGCGCCGCATCCCGCGGCAGATCGATCGCCTCACCGGCGCCCTCGCCGACGGACGCCTCAGCGTCAACGTGCGACTCTTCGCCGACCGCCGCGACCGCGAGCTCATCAACGGTCTGGTGAACCTGATCGCCGCGACCGTACTGGCCGCCGCCTTCGGCATCATCGCGGCCATGCTGTTGATCAGCGACGGCGGACCGCAGATCACCCCCGAGTTGAGCCTGTTCCAGATCTTCGGCTACCTCGTCGCCGTACTCTCCGGGCTGCTCACCCTCCGAGTGCTCTTCGACGTGTTCCGCATCCGGCAGCGGCACTGA
- a CDS encoding isocitrate lyase/PEP mutase family protein — protein MGLERERDDAVPDDRAAVLLALHHGPGFVIPNAWDAGSARILAQVGFPAIATTSAGIAWSCGVPDGGALDLDTMLEHIARIVAAVDVPVSADLEAGYGDTPDEVGRTVARAVALGVAGGNIEDTFGGRLFDIDEAADRIAAARAAASAGTFVLNARTDAPTLFSLGVARVSLGGSLARTALSGLERAGRELLETGTLGFLDGAITYADLQRRFGA, from the coding sequence ATGGGACTCGAGCGCGAACGCGACGACGCGGTGCCCGACGATCGGGCGGCCGTGCTGCTGGCCCTGCACCATGGCCCCGGGTTCGTCATTCCGAACGCGTGGGACGCCGGATCCGCCCGGATCCTCGCGCAAGTAGGGTTCCCGGCCATCGCCACCACCAGCGCGGGCATCGCCTGGTCGTGCGGGGTTCCGGACGGGGGCGCGCTGGATCTCGACACGATGCTGGAGCACATCGCCCGCATCGTCGCCGCGGTGGACGTACCGGTGAGTGCAGATCTCGAGGCCGGGTACGGCGACACCCCCGACGAGGTCGGTCGGACGGTCGCGCGCGCGGTGGCGCTCGGCGTCGCCGGGGGCAACATCGAGGACACGTTCGGCGGGCGCCTGTTCGACATAGACGAGGCCGCGGATCGGATCGCCGCAGCGCGGGCCGCAGCATCCGCCGGCACGTTCGTCCTGAACGCCCGCACCGACGCGCCGACGCTCTTCTCGCTCGGCGTCGCGCGGGTGAGCCTGGGCGGCAGCCTGGCCCGCACGGCCCTCAGCGGCCTGGAGCGTGCCGGCCGCGAGCTGCTCGAGACCGGCACGCTCGGGTTCCTCGACGGGGCGATCACGTACGCCGATCTGCAGCGCCGATTCGGCGCGTGA